In Paenibacillus guangzhouensis, a single window of DNA contains:
- a CDS encoding polysaccharide lyase family 8 super-sandwich domain-containing protein — protein sequence MKRILRLLLVGTIMVTLLPVGTGMAMSSEDGHWQQDMNVLLAGEIDNNTSSVDENESVASDVYGTGESESIIHPLLADASPQAIADANLFPNGDFEATAVPSGTWTQYTDTNPVPVNWDTWIPVGSGKPTGRTVSVTVDTYTYYRGQKSLLIDASKTSRVSINAKAPVEAGKSYRLRVWYKTENIAGGSGVYYRTSVQNASNTKLIDGPSSVKVYGTNDWTMQQVFITVPAGGSKFFVELFLENSTGKVWFDNIQLEEYDGITGLTLEPTARMMTVGETKPLTLTVTPNNLPSPKVIWRTSDENVATIDQDGHVTAVAAGVATITVTTEDQTIMAQSNIGVDSTETAAAYDQLRTRWKQKLVGGDNLAADSDIQELVTALDNNVSNDTKSGYLDTLSPNDSGRKYLWSDLTDSADTKEQHANNIVSEFTRIKTMATAYNTESSRFYHDPQLRDAIIGALDWMYAKRYNERLSYSTASSWWGFEIGAPQLLNDCLILMYDALNDQQIGNFMRTMDKYCPNPTKRVQNSSVIETGGNLLDKALVVTLRGVIGRNSAKITQGRDSIGSEFNYVTNGDGVYEDGSLVQHANIAYTAGYGAVWLSRTADITYLLNTSPWPVTDPRVANIYKWVSDTFEPVIYKGLYMDMVNGRGISRSESGTARSTIVALASLAEGAPPEISATIRSMVKEWVSKDTTFNNYYKGLPIYSVMLLKKVMNDDTVTPRGELSRSYMFNGMARVAHHRPNYAFGLSMFSDRISDFEMGNKENLKGWDTGLGMTYIYNEDLLQYRDGFWATVNSFRLPGTTTDGSGEGKMPGEWAYYYNTKSHVGGATLDHLYSASGMDFSLSKVTGSDLSGKKSWFMFDDEIVALGTDIHKTSAVTKPVETIVDNRKLNSSGNNAFVINGVQVPTALDYAGDIDAVDWAHLAGNGAGSGADMGYYFPTAPTLHVVREARTGSWSEINNGQSKDQLTRNYASIAFEHGNNPQAASYEYVLLPGKTAAQTQAYSEHPAVEVLSNTSTVQAVSNMQLGITAANFWSADTAGSIQAKSAATVLMKEDSGEMTIAISDPTQKQNTVTIEVHQPNLTLLTADTGMKVSPIQDGVSIEVNTSGSLGKTYTATFDLGKTYTVTVEGVTADKQIAKKGESVTVTLDTPEGKTFDKWIVTPASLTLTQDTTSTNMYTFIMPGEAVHVTATYKDDRPVDKTAPTWPTGAQLLASSVDKKSLMLSWTAATDDIGVISYKIYKNGMELIQLPGNITSYSVSGLSPNTSYNFEIKAGDAAGKWSDGLYVNVRTGPNASGGGSTPSPAPTPTAPTMPTPRPTEPIEPVKPTDPATPQVDLSDIADHWAKASIEKSVELGIVSGYEDGTFRPNGTITRGEISVMLARALKLEQVNTAFGFADQGQTPVWAQPFIQALVRAGYISGYEDGTFRANKEITRSEIVVIIVRALGLEVHPNVTLTFDDTDQMPGWAKPYIAVAAEAGLIKGNGDGKFNPNASITRADAVTLILAMLSTSNS from the coding sequence TTGAAAAGAATACTTCGTTTGTTACTCGTAGGTACGATTATGGTCACGTTGCTGCCTGTTGGTACGGGTATGGCGATGTCATCAGAAGATGGTCATTGGCAGCAAGATATGAATGTGTTATTAGCTGGAGAGATCGATAACAACACTAGCAGTGTAGATGAAAATGAAAGCGTTGCCAGCGACGTTTATGGTACCGGTGAAAGCGAAAGTATCATACACCCGCTGCTAGCAGATGCTTCTCCCCAAGCGATCGCCGATGCCAATCTATTTCCAAATGGCGATTTCGAAGCGACTGCAGTGCCGAGCGGCACTTGGACGCAATATACGGATACGAACCCAGTACCTGTGAATTGGGACACATGGATCCCGGTAGGTTCTGGTAAACCAACGGGTAGAACAGTAAGTGTAACGGTCGATACCTATACATATTATAGGGGTCAGAAATCGTTGTTGATTGATGCTTCCAAAACAAGCCGCGTATCCATTAATGCAAAGGCACCCGTTGAGGCAGGTAAATCGTACCGCTTGCGCGTATGGTATAAAACCGAAAATATTGCAGGCGGAAGCGGCGTTTATTATCGCACCTCTGTGCAGAATGCTTCTAACACAAAATTAATAGATGGACCTAGTTCAGTGAAGGTGTATGGTACGAACGATTGGACAATGCAGCAAGTTTTTATAACGGTGCCGGCGGGTGGTTCCAAATTTTTTGTTGAACTATTTTTAGAAAATAGCACCGGCAAAGTGTGGTTCGATAACATTCAGCTGGAGGAGTATGACGGCATAACGGGGTTAACGCTTGAACCGACGGCAAGGATGATGACGGTTGGGGAGACGAAGCCTCTAACATTAACCGTCACTCCGAATAACCTACCATCTCCCAAAGTCATATGGCGTACTAGCGATGAGAACGTAGCTACCATTGATCAAGATGGTCATGTAACAGCCGTTGCTGCGGGTGTAGCAACAATCACGGTTACAACAGAAGACCAGACGATAATGGCACAAAGTAACATTGGTGTAGACTCCACAGAAACAGCAGCTGCTTACGATCAACTGCGTACACGCTGGAAGCAGAAGTTAGTTGGAGGAGATAACCTTGCTGCTGATTCCGATATTCAGGAACTCGTAACGGCGCTCGATAATAACGTATCCAATGACACAAAGAGCGGTTATCTTGATACACTTAGTCCTAATGACAGCGGTCGCAAATATTTATGGTCGGATCTTACGGATAGCGCCGATACGAAGGAGCAGCATGCCAACAATATCGTTAGCGAGTTTACTCGTATTAAAACAATGGCAACCGCTTACAATACGGAATCCTCCCGTTTCTATCACGATCCACAGTTGCGAGATGCCATTATAGGTGCCTTGGATTGGATGTATGCTAAGCGTTATAACGAACGTTTATCTTATAGTACCGCTAGCAGCTGGTGGGGATTTGAAATCGGTGCACCGCAGCTGTTAAATGATTGTTTGATCCTGATGTATGATGCGTTGAACGATCAACAAATAGGCAACTTCATGCGGACAATGGATAAGTATTGTCCTAACCCAACAAAGCGGGTGCAAAATAGCTCTGTGATCGAGACCGGTGGCAATTTGCTGGACAAAGCGCTTGTTGTAACGCTTCGCGGCGTAATTGGAAGAAATAGCGCTAAAATTACGCAAGGACGGGATTCGATTGGTTCAGAGTTTAACTATGTCACAAATGGTGATGGCGTATATGAAGATGGCTCACTGGTGCAGCATGCGAACATCGCGTACACAGCTGGCTATGGTGCAGTCTGGCTCAGCCGTACGGCGGACATCACTTATTTGCTCAACACCTCACCATGGCCAGTGACTGATCCACGGGTGGCTAACATTTACAAGTGGGTAAGTGATACGTTTGAACCAGTTATTTACAAAGGGCTGTACATGGATATGGTTAACGGGCGGGGGATTTCCAGAAGCGAATCGGGTACGGCTCGCAGTACGATTGTAGCCTTAGCAAGTTTAGCAGAGGGTGCACCGCCAGAGATTAGCGCTACTATTCGCAGTATGGTTAAGGAATGGGTAAGCAAGGATACCACCTTTAATAATTACTATAAAGGCTTGCCGATTTATAGTGTCATGTTGCTGAAGAAAGTAATGAACGATGATACGGTCACACCGCGTGGTGAGCTGTCGCGCAGTTATATGTTCAACGGGATGGCCCGTGTCGCGCATCATCGTCCCAACTACGCTTTTGGGCTAAGTATGTTCTCAGACCGCATTTCCGACTTTGAAATGGGCAATAAAGAAAATTTAAAAGGTTGGGATACCGGTCTTGGCATGACCTATATCTATAACGAAGACTTATTGCAATATCGCGATGGATTCTGGGCAACGGTTAATAGTTTCCGCTTGCCAGGTACGACGACAGACGGTTCCGGAGAAGGTAAGATGCCGGGCGAATGGGCGTACTATTATAATACGAAAAGCCATGTTGGCGGTGCAACACTAGATCATCTATATAGCGCAAGCGGCATGGATTTCTCATTATCGAAAGTAACGGGCAGTGATTTAAGTGGGAAGAAATCATGGTTTATGTTCGATGATGAAATTGTTGCCCTCGGTACAGATATTCATAAAACATCGGCCGTAACAAAACCGGTAGAAACGATTGTTGATAATCGTAAGTTGAATAGCAGCGGTAATAATGCATTTGTGATTAACGGTGTACAGGTGCCTACTGCACTAGATTATGCAGGAGATATTGACGCTGTAGATTGGGCGCACCTAGCGGGCAATGGTGCAGGTTCTGGTGCGGATATGGGCTATTACTTCCCAACTGCACCCACACTGCATGTCGTACGTGAGGCGAGAACAGGCTCGTGGTCTGAGATTAACAACGGTCAATCGAAAGATCAGCTGACGCGCAACTATGCCAGCATCGCCTTTGAACATGGAAATAATCCACAAGCAGCTAGTTACGAATATGTGCTGCTTCCAGGCAAGACAGCGGCACAAACACAAGCTTATAGTGAACATCCAGCAGTAGAAGTGCTGAGCAACACATCAACGGTACAGGCTGTTAGTAATATGCAGCTTGGCATCACCGCGGCGAATTTCTGGAGTGCGGATACTGCGGGAAGCATCCAAGCTAAATCCGCAGCTACAGTTTTAATGAAAGAAGACAGCGGTGAAATGACCATTGCGATATCCGATCCAACGCAAAAGCAGAACACAGTGACGATTGAAGTCCATCAACCGAACTTGACATTGCTAACAGCAGATACGGGGATGAAAGTCTCACCGATACAAGATGGAGTTAGCATTGAAGTCAACACTTCGGGATCGCTTGGCAAGACGTATACGGCAACATTTGATCTCGGAAAGACCTACACCGTAACCGTGGAAGGTGTAACAGCAGATAAACAGATTGCTAAGAAAGGTGAGTCCGTAACGGTAACTCTGGATACGCCTGAGGGTAAAACGTTCGACAAGTGGATCGTAACGCCAGCAAGCTTGACGTTAACCCAAGATACAACGAGCACCAACATGTATACGTTCATCATGCCTGGTGAAGCAGTTCATGTAACAGCAACGTATAAAGACGATAGACCGGTAGATAAAACCGCACCTACATGGCCTACGGGTGCACAATTATTAGCATCAAGTGTTGATAAAAAGAGTCTAATGCTCTCTTGGACAGCAGCAACGGATGATATCGGTGTAATAAGCTATAAGATTTACAAGAATGGTATGGAGCTCATTCAATTACCAGGTAACATCACTAGCTATTCAGTCAGTGGTCTTTCACCAAATACAAGCTATAACTTTGAGATTAAAGCAGGCGACGCAGCTGGAAAATGGAGTGATGGTCTATATGTAAATGTAAGGACTGGACCTAACGCTTCAGGTGGCGGATCGACGCCATCACCGGCTCCAACACCAACAGCGCCAACAATGCCAACACCTAGACCAACTGAACCAATCGAACCCGTGAAACCTACTGATCCAGCAACTCCTCAAGTAGATTTGTCTGATATCGCAGATCATTGGGCTAAGGCTTCCATTGAAAAATCCGTTGAACTTGGTATTGTAAGTGGCTATGAGGATGGAACGTTCAGGCCGAATGGTACGATAACTCGCGGTGAGATTTCAGTAATGCTAGCAAGAGCGCTGAAATTGGAGCAAGTGAATACAGCATTTGGTTTTGCGGATCAAGGTCAAACACCAGTATGGGCACAGCCATTCATTCAAGCACTTGTTAGAGCGGGATATATTTCAGGCTATGAAGATGGTACATTCCGTGCGAATAAAGAAATCACCAGAAGTGAAATCGTTGTTATCATTGTTCGTGCACTGGGTCTTGAAGTACATCCAAATGTAACGCTGACCTTTGATGATACAGATCAGATGCCAGGTTGGGCTAAACCCTATATCGCAGTGGCCGCAGAAGCAGGTCTGATAAAGGGGAATGGGGATGGTAAATTTAATCCTAATGCTTCTATTACTAGAGCTGATGCGGTTACTCTGATTCTAGCAATGCTAAGTACTAGTAACTCATAG
- a CDS encoding alpha-L-fucosidase → MRTDQVKAAALVRPSERQLVIQEMGFYAFVHFTVNTFMDQEWGSGQEQPDIFHPTQLDARQWVRACKAAGMKGLILTCKHHDGFCLWPSKYTEHSVKNSPWKDGKGDVVREVADACREGGLKFGIYLSPWDRHEACYGDSPAYNEYFKNQLRELLTGYGDIFCVWFDGACGEGPNGKRQVYDWNGYYALIRELQPEASISVCGPDVRWCGNEAGHCRKSEWSVVPAQLQDKERIQEHSQQEDDAEFAKRFTSEDEDLGSRDIIAKVSELVWYPAEVDTSIRPGWFYHASQDDQVKSLDELRNVYYGSVGGNAMLLLNIPADTRGLFHENDVQRLEELGAWIRNTFETNVASGAAATASESMTGHEAANVLDGNRDTFWAPEQGTEAASITVDFGTEQTFDHVVLQEYRYTQRIERFSLAYWQADAAAGTGEWRPILDGTIIGHKRICHFPAICSSRLRLTITSSRWWPNLATFEVYNSQDQD, encoded by the coding sequence ATGAGAACAGACCAAGTTAAGGCGGCTGCGTTGGTGCGACCGTCGGAGCGGCAGTTGGTGATACAAGAGATGGGATTTTATGCTTTTGTGCATTTTACGGTAAATACGTTTATGGATCAGGAATGGGGAAGTGGGCAGGAGCAGCCGGATATCTTTCATCCGACGCAGTTGGATGCACGGCAGTGGGTGCGTGCTTGTAAGGCTGCAGGGATGAAGGGGTTGATTCTGACCTGTAAGCATCACGATGGGTTTTGTTTGTGGCCGAGTAAGTATACAGAGCATTCGGTGAAGAATAGCCCGTGGAAAGATGGCAAGGGTGATGTTGTTCGTGAGGTGGCGGATGCTTGTCGTGAAGGCGGGTTGAAGTTTGGGATTTATTTATCGCCTTGGGACCGGCATGAGGCTTGTTATGGAGATTCGCCAGCTTATAATGAATACTTCAAGAATCAATTGCGCGAGCTGTTGACGGGGTATGGGGATATTTTCTGTGTATGGTTTGATGGGGCTTGTGGTGAAGGTCCTAACGGCAAACGTCAGGTATATGATTGGAATGGCTATTATGCACTGATTCGTGAATTGCAGCCAGAGGCGAGTATTTCGGTTTGTGGACCGGATGTGCGCTGGTGTGGCAATGAGGCGGGGCATTGTCGTAAGTCAGAGTGGAGCGTCGTACCTGCGCAGCTGCAGGATAAGGAGAGAATTCAGGAACATTCACAGCAGGAAGATGATGCTGAATTCGCCAAGCGTTTCACTTCAGAAGATGAAGACTTGGGCAGCCGTGACATTATTGCTAAAGTATCGGAGCTTGTCTGGTATCCAGCAGAAGTGGATACGTCGATTCGTCCAGGATGGTTCTATCATGCGAGTCAAGATGATCAAGTCAAGTCGCTGGATGAGCTGCGTAACGTGTACTACGGTTCAGTTGGAGGCAATGCGATGCTCTTGCTTAATATTCCTGCTGATACGCGCGGCCTGTTCCACGAGAATGATGTACAGCGGTTAGAGGAATTGGGGGCTTGGATAAGGAATACGTTTGAGACGAATGTGGCAAGCGGTGCGGCTGCTACAGCTAGTGAATCGATGACTGGGCATGAAGCGGCTAATGTATTGGATGGCAATCGAGATACATTTTGGGCCCCTGAGCAAGGTACAGAAGCGGCGAGTATCACGGTAGACTTCGGAACGGAGCAAACGTTCGATCATGTTGTTCTCCAGGAGTATCGCTATACACAGCGAATTGAGCGTTTCAGTCTGGCGTATTGGCAAGCCGATGCTGCTGCAGGCACAGGGGAGTGGCGGCCAATTCTGGATGGTACGATTATCGGTCACAAGCGAATTTGTCATTTCCCAGCCATTTGCAGCAGTCGCTTGCGTCTTACGATCACCAGCTCACGCTGGTGGCCCAATTTGGCCACATTCGAAGTTTACAATAGTCAGGATCAGGATTAG
- a CDS encoding glycoside hydrolase family 95 protein has product MNRIRSEMNACIRHKGNRLYLLEHTAASKWTEAFPIGNGRLGGVVFGGVQRERIQLNEDSVWYGGARDNDNRAARATLPEIQNLLLQGNVRKAEKLVLTRMTNVPQYFSPYQTLGNLFLDFDKNTEANGIHHYCRELDLDDALVKVNYELAAGEVQKDAIQYSREIFASSADQVLVIRMTTTDAAGLTFTAKIDRRPFNGEFVHTDDEQAIAMQGQLGADGVRYAVVLRAVVEGGQCQMAGNYLDIREASAVTLIVAAQTSFRCADAYAVAWQQAKQAAKVPYMTLKQRHLDDYKPLFNRVTLDLDPEVGAEPQQQLHSEQCLSTSQRLERYRQGAADNKLEALFYQYGRYLLLASSRPGTLPANLQGIWNDSFTPPWESDYHLNINLQMNYWLAETANLAECHLPLFDFIERLVINGRKTARNIYGARGFVAHTSSNLWADTGLYGEYVSANMWPMGGAWIALHMWEHYCYNGSLSFLRERAYPVLKEAALFFLDFLVELPSGQLVTVPSLSPENSYRSEQGEVGALCYGPSMDSQILHALFTACIRASDLLQLGVEEMAQWQHARSKLPQPQIGRHGQIMEWAVDYDEVELGHRHISHLFALHPGEQIIPHRSPELGQAAKFTLQRRLVYGGGHTGWSQAWIANFWSRLDEGDQAHLSLRHLLSKAVHPNLFGDHPPFQIDANFGGAAAIQEMLLQSHGDEIRLLPALPLAWQQGHVTGLRARGGFTIDMAWQAGKLLQAQITSTLGKPCVIYSTVPLAFSSDCTQPAPHTYQLDISLGVTVIVNLA; this is encoded by the coding sequence ATGAACCGTATAAGAAGTGAAATGAATGCATGTATCCGCCATAAAGGGAACAGATTGTATTTGCTTGAGCATACAGCGGCCAGCAAATGGACAGAAGCATTTCCAATCGGTAACGGGCGCTTAGGGGGCGTTGTATTTGGTGGTGTACAGCGTGAGCGGATTCAATTGAATGAAGATTCGGTTTGGTATGGTGGTGCAAGGGATAACGATAATAGGGCTGCGCGAGCGACGTTGCCGGAAATCCAAAACCTGCTGCTGCAAGGTAATGTGCGCAAGGCGGAGAAGTTAGTATTGACGCGTATGACGAACGTTCCGCAATATTTCAGCCCTTATCAGACATTAGGTAACTTGTTTTTGGATTTTGATAAGAATACAGAAGCTAATGGTATCCATCATTATTGTCGTGAACTAGATTTGGATGATGCGTTGGTTAAGGTGAATTACGAATTAGCAGCAGGTGAAGTTCAGAAAGATGCCATTCAGTACAGCCGCGAGATATTTGCAAGTAGCGCTGACCAAGTGCTGGTTATTCGGATGACAACAACCGACGCAGCAGGCTTAACATTTACAGCTAAAATCGACCGTAGACCGTTCAACGGTGAATTTGTCCACACCGATGATGAACAGGCTATCGCTATGCAAGGACAATTGGGAGCAGATGGCGTACGTTATGCCGTTGTGCTTAGAGCAGTCGTTGAAGGTGGACAGTGTCAGATGGCGGGCAATTATCTTGATATTCGTGAGGCTAGTGCAGTTACGTTGATTGTAGCCGCGCAGACTTCATTTCGCTGTGCTGATGCTTATGCTGTTGCTTGGCAACAAGCGAAGCAAGCTGCGAAGGTGCCCTATATGACATTGAAGCAGCGGCACTTGGATGATTATAAGCCGCTGTTTAACCGTGTGACGCTTGATCTGGATCCAGAAGTAGGGGCTGAGCCACAGCAGCAGTTGCATAGCGAGCAATGCTTGTCCACGTCACAGCGACTAGAACGGTATCGGCAAGGTGCAGCTGATAATAAGTTGGAGGCTCTGTTCTATCAGTACGGACGTTATTTGCTGCTTGCCAGTTCCAGACCGGGAACGCTACCAGCGAACCTGCAAGGGATTTGGAACGATAGCTTTACTCCTCCGTGGGAATCGGATTATCATCTTAACATCAACTTGCAAATGAACTACTGGCTTGCCGAGACGGCTAATTTAGCGGAATGTCATTTGCCGTTATTTGATTTTATTGAACGCTTAGTCATCAATGGGCGCAAAACAGCGCGCAACATCTACGGTGCACGCGGATTTGTTGCCCACACGAGCAGCAATCTATGGGCGGATACAGGTCTTTACGGTGAATACGTGAGCGCCAATATGTGGCCGATGGGTGGTGCTTGGATTGCGCTGCATATGTGGGAGCATTATTGTTATAACGGCTCGCTTTCGTTCTTGCGTGAGCGTGCGTACCCCGTGTTGAAAGAAGCGGCACTATTTTTCTTAGACTTCTTAGTGGAATTGCCATCAGGACAGCTTGTGACCGTACCATCCCTATCACCAGAAAATTCATATCGCAGTGAACAGGGTGAAGTCGGAGCGCTATGCTATGGTCCGTCGATGGACTCGCAAATTTTGCATGCGCTGTTTACGGCATGTATTCGTGCGAGTGACCTGTTGCAACTGGGTGTAGAAGAGATGGCACAATGGCAGCATGCGCGCAGTAAGTTACCACAGCCGCAAATCGGCCGCCATGGACAAATTATGGAGTGGGCGGTTGATTATGATGAAGTCGAGCTGGGACATCGCCATATTTCTCATCTATTCGCTTTGCATCCAGGAGAACAGATCATTCCTCATCGCAGCCCCGAACTTGGACAAGCTGCTAAATTCACGTTGCAGCGGCGCTTAGTCTATGGCGGTGGACATACGGGTTGGAGTCAAGCGTGGATCGCCAACTTCTGGTCAAGGCTAGATGAAGGAGATCAGGCGCATCTGAGTCTACGACATTTATTAAGCAAAGCAGTACATCCGAACTTGTTCGGTGACCATCCTCCATTCCAAATTGATGCCAACTTTGGCGGAGCAGCAGCGATACAAGAGATGCTATTGCAATCGCATGGGGATGAAATCCGGTTGCTGCCAGCTTTGCCGCTTGCATGGCAGCAGGGTCATGTTACGGGCTTACGTGCTCGAGGTGGCTTTACCATTGATATGGCATGGCAGGCAGGCAAGCTGCTACAGGCGCAGATAACGTCTACGCTTGGCAAGCCTTGTGTAATATATAGCACGGTTCCGCTTGCCTTTAGTAGTGACTGTACACAACCCGCGCCACATACGTATCAGCTGGATATTTCGCTTGGAGTTACAGTTATAGTAAACTTAGCTTAG